One stretch of Poecilia reticulata strain Guanapo linkage group LG21, Guppy_female_1.0+MT, whole genome shotgun sequence DNA includes these proteins:
- the slc35d3 gene encoding solute carrier family 35 member D3, protein MEVFRSRLLGISVAVAHGVFSGSLNILLKFLISNYQFGFLTLIQFLTSFTAMLALESLRRLGRIQVPPFGMQLAKEFAPVCILSTLQSTLTLWSLRGLSLPMYVVFKRCLPLFTLCIGVCVLRNALPSVGVVTAVLITTGGAVLAGAGDLTGDPFGYVTGVLAVIVHASYLVLIQKTSLESQYGPLTAQYAITIMASPVLLICSIISMDALNMWSYEGWKEPQITAIFILCIFIGCAMNFTTLHCTYINSAVTTSFVGVVKSIATITVGMLAFKDVAPTRLFIGGVVVNTIGSITYCVVKYFETQKKSLYEDLEKDAAQPGDPYTEKPPLNGEEAAAGPGPGPGPEPEPLEGGDGKEDEAPQLSNGALPVGGTAEGDGGLKSVVMTEKEALEMQREHLHQESAASGRSATQNLVGALRSVRSLQLTKKENLIDNMELQSP, encoded by the exons ATGGAGGTGTTCCGGAGCCGGCTGCTGGGGATCTCCGTGGCCGTGGCGCACGGCGTGTTCTCCGGGTCGCTCAACATCCTGCTCAAGTTCCTCATCAGCAACTACCAGTTCGGCTTCCTGACGCTCATCCAGTTCCTCACCAGCTTCACGGCCATGCTGGCGCTGGAGAGCCTGCGGCGGCTCGGCAGGATCCAGGTGCCGCCGTTCGGCATGCAGCTGGCCAAG GAGTTTGCGCCAGTCTGCATCCTGTCCACGCTGCAGTCCACGCTGACGCTGTGGTCGCTGCGCGGCCTCAGTCTGCCCATGTACGTGGTGTTCAAGCGCTGCCTGCCGCTCTTCACGCTCTGCATCGGGGTGTGCGTCCTCCGCAACGCGCTGCCGTCTGTGGGCGTGGTGACCGCCGTGCTCATCACCACAGGGGGCGCTGTTCTGGCAG GAGCCGGAGACCTGACTGGAGATCCGTTTGGTTACGTCACCGGGGTTCTGGCTGTAATCGTTCATGCCTCCtacctggttctgatccagaaaaCCAGTCTGGAGAGCCAGTATGGACCTCTGACTGCACAGTACGCCATCACCATCATGGCGTCGCCG GTTCTGCTCATCTGCTCCATCATCTCCATGGACGCCCTCAACATGTGGTCCTACGAGGGCTGGAAGGAACCCCAGATCACGGCCATCTTCATCCTGTGCATCTTCATCGGCTGCGCCATGAACTTCACCACCCTGCACTGCACCTACATCAACTCGGCCGTCACCACCAGCTTCGTCGGCGTGGTCAAGAGCATCGCCACCATCACGGTCGGCATGCTGGCCTTCAAGGACGTGGCGCCCACGCGGCTCTTCATCGGCGGAGTGGTGGTGAACACCATCGGCTCCATCACCTACTGCGTGGTCAAATACTTTGAGACGCAGAAGAAGAGTTTGTACGAGGACCTGGAGAAGGACGCGGCGCAGCCTGGAGACCCCTACACCGAGAAACCCCCGCTGAACGGGGAAGAGGCCGCCGCCGGTCCCGGTCCCGGTCCCGGTCCCGAGCCGGAGCCGTTGGAGGGCGGAGACGGGAAAGAGGACGAGGCGCCTCAGTTATCGAACGGAGCGCTGCCGGTGGGGGGCACCGCCGAGGGAGACGGTGGCCTGAAATCTGTTGTGATGACGGAGAAAGAGGCGCTGGAGATGCAGAGGGAGCACCTCCACCAGGAGAGCGCCGCCTCCGGCCGGTCCGCCACCCAGAACCTGGTAGGAGCATTGAGGTCCGTCAGGAGTCTGCAGCTCACCAAGAAGGAAAACCTGATCGATAACATGGAGCTTCAGAGTCCATGA
- the txlnba gene encoding beta-taxilin, translated as METSVEAAELLAPSPLETGNLDGDSASSATFDPLEEFSRRLQDILRTHGSADGLLDKPVAMDTETEKTPEVKGDMETDVSLIRQRLTRLPSAEDRLEDLAQQFAELAALWRGEQQKKSALQQKLCHLLEERRCSMAARSQLEALCRDLQAHHGALREETLRRCREDEEKRSDITNHFQETLEEIQAQIELHSGRNDKLRQENANLNDKLENLMSQYERREELLREAIDKTKKCFAMKEQELAMKKKLALYAQKFDEFQATLAKSNEIYVRFKQEMDNMTEKMKKVEKEANLWKTRFENCNKTLIDMIEERTEKGREYDLFVLKIQKLEKLCRVLQEERKGLYDKIREVRQSSAGLPSKLANFTENAGVPEDAAMPDLEGLQELQEDDPVLTENIARLRQEQAKLQEFAAALLAAPGDNEEQDEKKEQSAEDDVIVSAIAQFQTRTDVKEGPASAPGQAEGGEEKAEGPPVVLLKAPEPQVTGSEPTDPVMPPEVEQSPTQVREDVQQPATSEPGRADPEPEPGRVDPEPGRAEPEPGRADPEPGRVDPEPEPGRVDPNPEPGRADPEPEPGRVDPNPEPGRVDPEPGRVDPEPSRADPEPGRADPDPEPGRADPEPGRADPDPEPEALETERLKETSLVKPVLPVEEVLVQQLPSGPEPGESSKPSNGSTKAAGGKQIPKKKKKRNSKSSS; from the exons ATGGAGACGTCAGTGGAAGCAGCCGAGCTGTTGGCGCCGTCGCCCCTGGAAACCGGGAATTTGGACGGAGACTCCGCCTCCTCGGCGACCTTTGACCCCCTGGAGGAGTTCAGCCGGCGGCTGCAGGACATCCTGAGGACGCACGGCTCGGCCGACGGCCTCCTGGACAAACCG GTCGCCATGGACACCGAGACGGAAAAGACcccagaggtcaaaggtgacaTGGAGACAG ACGTGTCCCTCATCCGGCAGCGCCTGACCCGCCTGCCGTCCGCGGAGGACAGACTGGAGGACCTGGCGCAGCAGTTCGCCGAGCTG GCGGCGCTGTGGCGCGGcgagcagcagaagaagagcgcgctgcagcagaaactctgCCACCTGCTGGAGGAACGGCGCTGCAGCATGGCGGCGCGCAGCCAGCTGGAGGCGCTGTGCAGAGACCTGCAGGCTCACCACGGCGCGCTGCGG GAGGAGACGCTGCGGCGCTGCAGGGAGGACGAGGAGAAGCGGAGCGACATCACCAACCACTTCCAGGAGACGCTAGAGGAGATCCAGGCTCAGATCGAGCTGCACAGCGGGAGGAACGACAAGCTGCGGCAGGAAAACGCCAACCTGAACGACAAGCTGGAGAACCTCATGAGCCAGTATGAGCGGCGGGAGGAG TTGCTTAGAGAAGCTattgacaaaacaaagaaatgcttCGCTATGAAGGAGCAGGAGCTGGCCATGAAGAAGAAG CTGGCGCTCTACGCTCAGAAGTTTGACGAGTTTCAGGCGACGCTGGCCAAGAGCAACGAGATCTATGTCCGCTTCAAACAGGAGATGGACAAC ATGACTGAGAAGATGAAGAAGGTGGAGAAGGAGGCAAACCTCTGGAAGACCAGGTTTGAGAACTGCAACAAGACGCTGATCGACATGATTGAGGAG agaacagagaaaggcagagagTACGACCTGTTCGTCCTGAAGATCCAGAAGCTGGAGAAGCTCTGCCGTGTTctgcaggaggagaggaaaggaCTCTACGACAAGATCCGAGAGGTCCGCCAGTCCAGCGCCGGCCTCCCGTCCAAGCTAGCCAACTTCACCGAGAACGCTGGAGTTCCTGAAGACGCTGCCATGCCGGACCTGGAGGGGCTTCAGGAGCTCCAGGAGGACGACCCGGTTCTGACGGAGAACATCGCCCGGCTGCGGCAGGAGCAGGCCAAGCTGCAGGAGTTCGCCGCCGCCCTGCTGGCCGCGCCGGGCGATAACGAGGAGCAGGACGAGAAAAAGGAGCAGAGCGCCGAAGATGATGTCATCGTCTCCGCCATCGCTCAGTTCCAAACCAGAACCGACGTCAAGGAAGGTCCGGCTTCAGCGCCTGGTCAGGCAGAAGGCGGAGAAGAGAAGGCTGAAGGTCCacctgtggttctgctgaaggCTCCAGAACCGCAGgtaaccgggtcagaaccaaccGACCCGGTTATGCCTCCGGAGGTGGAGCAGAGTCCGACACAAGTCAGAGAGGATGTCCAACAGCCAGCAACCTCAGAACCAGGCAGggcagatccagaaccagaaccag gcaggGTGGATCCAGAACCCGGCAGGGCGGAGCCAGAACCCGGCAGGGCAGATCCAGAACCAG gcAGGGtggatccagaaccagaaccaggcaggGTGGATCCAAATCCAGAACCAGGCAGGGcggatccagaaccagaaccaggcaggGTGGATCCAAATCCAGAACCAGGCAGGGTGGATCCAGAACCAGGCAGGGTGGATCCAGAACCAAGCAGGGCGGATCCAGAACCAGGCAGGGCGgatccagatccagaaccaggcAGGGCAGATCCAGAACCAGGCAGGGCGgatccagatccagaaccagaagctTTAGAGACAGAACGTCTGAAGGAGACCAGTTTGGTGAAACCAGTCCTCCCAGTGGAagaggttctggtccagcagTTGCCCAGTGGGCCAGAACCAGGAGAGTCCAGTAAACCGTCTAACGGGTCAACCAAAGCAGCCGGCGGGAAGCAAATCcccaagaaaaagaagaaaagaaacagcaagagcagcagctga